A section of the Citrus sinensis cultivar Valencia sweet orange chromosome 8, DVS_A1.0, whole genome shotgun sequence genome encodes:
- the LOC102629427 gene encoding potassium transporter 1 isoform X1 translates to MKPSEEFLEQGISQQNFKRVSCTTVVSLAYQSLGVVYGDLSTSPLYVYKTAFSGKLSLHENDEEIYGVLSFIFWTFTLIALLKYVFVVMSADDNGEGGTFALYSLLCRHARLSTLPNQQATDEKLSSYATDGSADTWQSSGLKALFEKQQRFRNMLLIFVLLGTSMAIGDGVLTPTISVLSAVSGVQVKIRELHENYVVLISCVILVGLFSLQHHGTHRVAFIFAPIVTTWLLCISSIGIYNIFQWNPHIFNALSPVYMLKFFRSTGIDGWISLGGVVLSITGVETMFADLGHFSSLSIKVAFTFLVYPCLILAYMGEAAFLTKHHEDIQRSFYKAIPEAVFWPVFIVATFAAIVGSQAVISATFSIISQCCALNCFPSVKIIHTSSKIYGQIYIPEVNWMLMCLCLAVTIGLRDTNMIGHAYGLAVTTVMLVTTCLMGQVMITVWKQRIFIVVAFFLFFGSVELLYISACIYKIPEGGWIPLVLSFIFMAVMYIWNYGTMKKHDFDMENKVSMDRIVALGPSLGMVRVPGIGLVYTNLATGVPAIFGHFVTNLPAFHQVLVFVCIKSVQVPHVSENERLLISRVGLKEYGMFRCIVRYGYKDLQQENYDFENTLVSAIVQFVETEGEDESSREAGDMDIEVLHAPEHPVQNSNCNEKLKQSSYGTQVTKSGIRHPENFMLKDESLEILKAKESGVAYIIGHSYAKAKKSSTILKKFAINVVYAFLSKNFREPEVGLNVPHASLLEVGMIYYV, encoded by the exons ATGAAACCGTCAGAAGAATTTTTGGAGCAGGGAATATCTCAGCAG AACTTCAAGCGGGTATCCTGTACAACTGTGGTTTCATTGGCTTATCAAAGTCTTGGAGTTGTTTATGGAGACCTTAGTACCTCTCCTCTCTATGTATACAAAACCGCCTTTTCAGGGAAGCTGTCTCTCCATGAAAATGATGAGGAAATTTATGGAGTgctttctttcatcttctgGACATTCACTCTCATAGCTCTCTTGAAATATGTTTTCGTTGTCATGTCAGCTGATGACAATGGTGAAG GTGGTACCTTTGCATTGTACTCCCTTCTTTGCAGACATGCAAGGTTGAGCACTCTACCAAACCAGCAAGCCACTGATGAGAAGTTGTCTTCATATGCAACAGATGGATCAGCAGACACATGGCAGAGTTCTGGTCTGAAGGCCTTATTTGAGAAGCAGCAAAGGTTTCGCAATATGCTGTTGATATTTGTTCTTCTAGGGACCAGTATGGCGATTGGTGATGGAGTACTTACTCCTACAATATCAG TTCTTTCAGCGGTTTCAGGGGTTCAAGTTAAGATTAGAGAGCTCCATGAAA ATTATGTTGTGTTAATCTCATGCGTGATCCTGGTGGGGCTTTTCTCACTTCAGCATCATGGAACACACAGAGTTGCTTTCATATTTGCTCCAATTGTCACAACATGGCTTCTATGTATTAGCAGCATTGGAATATATAACATATTCCAATGGAATCCACATATATTTAATGCACTATCTCCGGTTTACATGTTGAAGTTCTTTAGAAGTACAGGCATTGATGGATGGATATCTCTCGGAGGAGTGGTTCTTTCCATCACAG GTGTGGAGACAATGTTTGCTGATTTGGGccatttctcttctctctcgaTAAAG GTGGCCTTTACATTTCTAGTGTATCCCTGTCTGATTCTCGCATACATGGGTGAGGCTGCTTTCCTTACTAAGCATCATGAAGATATTCAGAGAAGCTTCTACAAGGCCATACCAG AAGCTGTGTTTTGGCCAGTGTTCATTGTCGCCACTTTTGCAGCTATAGTAGGAAGTCAAGCTGTGATATCAGCTACATTTTCCATCATAAGTCAGTGTTGTGCACTCAATTGCTTTCCTAGTGTCAAAATCATTCACACTTCAAGTAAAATATATGGGCAGATATATATTCCTGAGGTCAATTGGATGCTCATGTGCCTTTGTTTAGCTGTGACAATCGGATTGAGAGATACCAACATGATCGGTCATGCATATG GACTAGCAGTCACAACGGTTATGCTTGTGACAACTTGCTTGATGGGACAGGTTATGATAACCGTGTGGAAACAAAGGATATTTATTGTAGTTGcattcttcttgttttttgGATCAGTGGAACTTCTTTACATCTCGGCATGCATTTACAAGATTCCTGAAGGGGGTTGGATCCCTCTTGTTCTGTCTTTCATTTTTATGGCAGTTATGTACATTTGGAACTATGGAACAATGAAGAAACATGATTTCGACATGGAGAACAAGGTTTCGATGGATAGAATAGTGGCTTTAGGGCCAAGCCTTGGGATGGTCAGGGTCCCTGGAATTGGTCTAGTTTACACTAATCTAGCAACTGGGGTACCAGCCATATTTGGACACTTTGTGACAAACTTGCCTGCATTCCATCAGGTTCTAGTTTTTGTCTGCATCAAATCTGTTCAAGTACCCCATGTAAGTGAAAATGAACGGCTGCTCATAAGTAGGGTGGGCCTAAAGGAATATGGCATGTTCCGATGCATTGTGAGATATGGCTACAAGGATCTGCAACAGGAAAACTATGATTTTGAGAACACATTGGTGTCTGCAATAGTCCAATTTGTAGAAACAGAAGGAGAAGATGAATCATCTAGAGAGGCTGGGGACATGGATATAGAGGTCTTGCATGCTCCAGAGCACCCAGTCCAAAACTCAAATTGCAATGAGAAATTGAAGCAATCTTCGTATGGTACCCAAGTGACAAAATCAGGTATCAGGCATCCTGAAAACTTCATGCTTAAAGACGAGTCTCTTGAGATACTGAAGGCCAAAGAATCTGGGGTTGCTTATATAATAGGGCATTCTTATGCAAAGGCAAAGAAATCGTCTACTATTCTCAAGAAATTTGCCATAAATGTTGTGTATGCTTTCCTGAGCAAGAATTTTAGAGAGCCTGAGGTAGGACTGAATGTGCCTCATGCTTCTTTGCTGGAAGTCGGCATGATTTACTATGTCTAA
- the LOC102629427 gene encoding potassium transporter 1 isoform X2 encodes MFSLSCQLMTMVKIGQGRKTAYRCQLFAYGAGGTFALYSLLCRHARLSTLPNQQATDEKLSSYATDGSADTWQSSGLKALFEKQQRFRNMLLIFVLLGTSMAIGDGVLTPTISVLSAVSGVQVKIRELHENYVVLISCVILVGLFSLQHHGTHRVAFIFAPIVTTWLLCISSIGIYNIFQWNPHIFNALSPVYMLKFFRSTGIDGWISLGGVVLSITGVETMFADLGHFSSLSIKVAFTFLVYPCLILAYMGEAAFLTKHHEDIQRSFYKAIPEAVFWPVFIVATFAAIVGSQAVISATFSIISQCCALNCFPSVKIIHTSSKIYGQIYIPEVNWMLMCLCLAVTIGLRDTNMIGHAYGLAVTTVMLVTTCLMGQVMITVWKQRIFIVVAFFLFFGSVELLYISACIYKIPEGGWIPLVLSFIFMAVMYIWNYGTMKKHDFDMENKVSMDRIVALGPSLGMVRVPGIGLVYTNLATGVPAIFGHFVTNLPAFHQVLVFVCIKSVQVPHVSENERLLISRVGLKEYGMFRCIVRYGYKDLQQENYDFENTLVSAIVQFVETEGEDESSREAGDMDIEVLHAPEHPVQNSNCNEKLKQSSYGTQVTKSGIRHPENFMLKDESLEILKAKESGVAYIIGHSYAKAKKSSTILKKFAINVVYAFLSKNFREPEVGLNVPHASLLEVGMIYYV; translated from the exons ATGTTTTCGTTGTCATGTCAGCTGATGACAATGGTGAAG ATTGGACAAGGCAGAAAGACAGCTTATCGATGTCAACTTTTTGCTTATGGTGCAGGTGGTACCTTTGCATTGTACTCCCTTCTTTGCAGACATGCAAGGTTGAGCACTCTACCAAACCAGCAAGCCACTGATGAGAAGTTGTCTTCATATGCAACAGATGGATCAGCAGACACATGGCAGAGTTCTGGTCTGAAGGCCTTATTTGAGAAGCAGCAAAGGTTTCGCAATATGCTGTTGATATTTGTTCTTCTAGGGACCAGTATGGCGATTGGTGATGGAGTACTTACTCCTACAATATCAG TTCTTTCAGCGGTTTCAGGGGTTCAAGTTAAGATTAGAGAGCTCCATGAAA ATTATGTTGTGTTAATCTCATGCGTGATCCTGGTGGGGCTTTTCTCACTTCAGCATCATGGAACACACAGAGTTGCTTTCATATTTGCTCCAATTGTCACAACATGGCTTCTATGTATTAGCAGCATTGGAATATATAACATATTCCAATGGAATCCACATATATTTAATGCACTATCTCCGGTTTACATGTTGAAGTTCTTTAGAAGTACAGGCATTGATGGATGGATATCTCTCGGAGGAGTGGTTCTTTCCATCACAG GTGTGGAGACAATGTTTGCTGATTTGGGccatttctcttctctctcgaTAAAG GTGGCCTTTACATTTCTAGTGTATCCCTGTCTGATTCTCGCATACATGGGTGAGGCTGCTTTCCTTACTAAGCATCATGAAGATATTCAGAGAAGCTTCTACAAGGCCATACCAG AAGCTGTGTTTTGGCCAGTGTTCATTGTCGCCACTTTTGCAGCTATAGTAGGAAGTCAAGCTGTGATATCAGCTACATTTTCCATCATAAGTCAGTGTTGTGCACTCAATTGCTTTCCTAGTGTCAAAATCATTCACACTTCAAGTAAAATATATGGGCAGATATATATTCCTGAGGTCAATTGGATGCTCATGTGCCTTTGTTTAGCTGTGACAATCGGATTGAGAGATACCAACATGATCGGTCATGCATATG GACTAGCAGTCACAACGGTTATGCTTGTGACAACTTGCTTGATGGGACAGGTTATGATAACCGTGTGGAAACAAAGGATATTTATTGTAGTTGcattcttcttgttttttgGATCAGTGGAACTTCTTTACATCTCGGCATGCATTTACAAGATTCCTGAAGGGGGTTGGATCCCTCTTGTTCTGTCTTTCATTTTTATGGCAGTTATGTACATTTGGAACTATGGAACAATGAAGAAACATGATTTCGACATGGAGAACAAGGTTTCGATGGATAGAATAGTGGCTTTAGGGCCAAGCCTTGGGATGGTCAGGGTCCCTGGAATTGGTCTAGTTTACACTAATCTAGCAACTGGGGTACCAGCCATATTTGGACACTTTGTGACAAACTTGCCTGCATTCCATCAGGTTCTAGTTTTTGTCTGCATCAAATCTGTTCAAGTACCCCATGTAAGTGAAAATGAACGGCTGCTCATAAGTAGGGTGGGCCTAAAGGAATATGGCATGTTCCGATGCATTGTGAGATATGGCTACAAGGATCTGCAACAGGAAAACTATGATTTTGAGAACACATTGGTGTCTGCAATAGTCCAATTTGTAGAAACAGAAGGAGAAGATGAATCATCTAGAGAGGCTGGGGACATGGATATAGAGGTCTTGCATGCTCCAGAGCACCCAGTCCAAAACTCAAATTGCAATGAGAAATTGAAGCAATCTTCGTATGGTACCCAAGTGACAAAATCAGGTATCAGGCATCCTGAAAACTTCATGCTTAAAGACGAGTCTCTTGAGATACTGAAGGCCAAAGAATCTGGGGTTGCTTATATAATAGGGCATTCTTATGCAAAGGCAAAGAAATCGTCTACTATTCTCAAGAAATTTGCCATAAATGTTGTGTATGCTTTCCTGAGCAAGAATTTTAGAGAGCCTGAGGTAGGACTGAATGTGCCTCATGCTTCTTTGCTGGAAGTCGGCATGATTTACTATGTCTAA
- the LOC102629902 gene encoding protein CHUP1, chloroplastic isoform X1, protein MLTYIMCVLKGQFLKSSLFRLGLHSLLQKKQNRRGKMAPEDDDSRIDSFQKERDARIALLEKENFELRQEVLRLKAQISSLKAHDNERKSMLWKKLQNPNTDTSPQKQTDFVKTQEFQNLDGETFRPRPGFQELEAGKERSMKVPKPPPRHTSENKVQTPVAFPAPPPPPLPSKFLAGSKTVRRVPEVVELYRSLTRKDAHMENRSNTTAAPVIAFTRNMIGEIENRSTYLSAIKTDVKKQKEFINFLIKEVESAVFDQISEVEAFVKWLDGELSSLVDERAVLKHFPQWPERKADTLREAACNYRDLKNLEQEVSSFEDNQKESLPQATRKMQALQDRLEQRVNGMERMRESTGKKYRDFQIPCDWMMDSGLIGQMKVSSLRLAKEYMKRVSKELQSNECWREDNLMLQGVRFAYRVHQFAGGFDAETIQAFEELKKVGLSSHK, encoded by the exons ATGCTCACCTACATTATGTGCGTATTAAAGGGGCAGTTTCTAAAATCATCACTTTTCAGGCTTGGTTTACATTCTTTGCTTCAAAA GAAGCAGAATAGGAGAGGAAAAATGGCACCGGAAGATGATGATTCACGGATCGACAGTTTCCAGAAAGAGCGCGATGCGAGGATTGCATTGctggagaaagaaaattttgagctGAGACAAGAAGTATTGCGGCTAAAAGCACAGATAAGTTCTCTGAAAGCACATGACAATGAAAGGAAATCAATGCTGTGGAAGAAGTTACAGAACCCCAATACGGATACATCTCCGCAGAAGCAGACAGATTTTGTCAAAACTCAAGAATTTCAGAATCTTGATGGAGAAACTTTCCGTCCAAGGCCAGGTTTTCAGGAATTGGAAGCAGGGAAAGAAAGATCAATGAAAGTGCCAAAACCGCCTCCAAGGCATACATCTGAAAATAAAGTTCAGACGCCAGTAGCATTTCCAGCACCACCACCGCCCCCCTTGCCATCCAAATTTTTAGCTGGATCAAAGACAGTGCGGCGCGTGCCAGAAGTTGTGGAGTTGTATCGTTCACTTACAAGAAAAGATGCCCACATGGAGAACAGAAGCAATACTACAGCTGCTCCTGTGATTGCTTTCACTAGGAACATGATTGGAGAAATTGAGAACCGCTCTACTTATCTTTCAGCT ATAAAAACTGATGTAAAGAAGCAAAAAGAGTTCATCAATTTCTTGATCAAAGAGGTGGAGTCTGCTGTCTTTGATCAGATATCCGAAGTGGAGGCATTTGTGAAGTGGCTTGATGGGGAATTATCATCCTTGGTCGATGAAAGGGCAGTGTTGAAGCACTTTCCACAATGGCCAGAGCGAAAGGCAGATACCTTGCGTGAGGCTGCTTGCAACTACAGAGACCTGAAGAATCTGGAGCAAGAGGTTTCATCCTTTGAGGACAACCAAAAAGAGTCATTGCCACAGGCTACACGAAAAATGCAAGCATTGCAAGACAG gTTGGAGCAAAGGGTTAATGGCATGGAAAGAATGAGAGAGAGCACTGGCAAAAAGTACAGAGATTTTCAGATCCCTTGTGATTGGATGATGGACTCAGGGCTCATTGGTCAG ATGAAAGTAAGTTCCTTGAGGCTGGCAAAAGAATACATGAAAAGAGTAAGCAAAGAGCTGCAGTCCAACGAATGCTGGCGAGAAGACAATCTTATGCTTCAAGGAGTTCGATTTGCTTATAGAGTACATCAG TTTGCAGGCGGGTTTGATGCTGAGACCATACAAGCGTTTGAAGAGCTGAAGAAGGTTGGCTTGTCTAGTCACaagtaa
- the LOC102629902 gene encoding protein CHUP1, chloroplastic isoform X3 — translation MLTYIMKQNRRGKMAPEDDDSRIDSFQKERDARIALLEKENFELRQEVLRLKAQISSLKAHDNERKSMLWKKLQNPNTDTSPQKQTDFVKTQEFQNLDGETFRPRPGFQELEAGKERSMKVPKPPPRHTSENKVQTPVAFPAPPPPPLPSKFLAGSKTVRRVPEVVELYRSLTRKDAHMENRSNTTAAPVIAFTRNMIGEIENRSTYLSAIKTDVKKQKEFINFLIKEVESAVFDQISEVEAFVKWLDGELSSLVDERAVLKHFPQWPERKADTLREAACNYRDLKNLEQEVSSFEDNQKESLPQATRKMQALQDRLEQRVNGMERMRESTGKKYRDFQIPCDWMMDSGLIGQMKVSSLRLAKEYMKRVSKELQSNECWREDNLMLQGVRFAYRVHQFAGGFDAETIQAFEELKKVGLSSHK, via the exons ATGCTCACCTACATTAT GAAGCAGAATAGGAGAGGAAAAATGGCACCGGAAGATGATGATTCACGGATCGACAGTTTCCAGAAAGAGCGCGATGCGAGGATTGCATTGctggagaaagaaaattttgagctGAGACAAGAAGTATTGCGGCTAAAAGCACAGATAAGTTCTCTGAAAGCACATGACAATGAAAGGAAATCAATGCTGTGGAAGAAGTTACAGAACCCCAATACGGATACATCTCCGCAGAAGCAGACAGATTTTGTCAAAACTCAAGAATTTCAGAATCTTGATGGAGAAACTTTCCGTCCAAGGCCAGGTTTTCAGGAATTGGAAGCAGGGAAAGAAAGATCAATGAAAGTGCCAAAACCGCCTCCAAGGCATACATCTGAAAATAAAGTTCAGACGCCAGTAGCATTTCCAGCACCACCACCGCCCCCCTTGCCATCCAAATTTTTAGCTGGATCAAAGACAGTGCGGCGCGTGCCAGAAGTTGTGGAGTTGTATCGTTCACTTACAAGAAAAGATGCCCACATGGAGAACAGAAGCAATACTACAGCTGCTCCTGTGATTGCTTTCACTAGGAACATGATTGGAGAAATTGAGAACCGCTCTACTTATCTTTCAGCT ATAAAAACTGATGTAAAGAAGCAAAAAGAGTTCATCAATTTCTTGATCAAAGAGGTGGAGTCTGCTGTCTTTGATCAGATATCCGAAGTGGAGGCATTTGTGAAGTGGCTTGATGGGGAATTATCATCCTTGGTCGATGAAAGGGCAGTGTTGAAGCACTTTCCACAATGGCCAGAGCGAAAGGCAGATACCTTGCGTGAGGCTGCTTGCAACTACAGAGACCTGAAGAATCTGGAGCAAGAGGTTTCATCCTTTGAGGACAACCAAAAAGAGTCATTGCCACAGGCTACACGAAAAATGCAAGCATTGCAAGACAG gTTGGAGCAAAGGGTTAATGGCATGGAAAGAATGAGAGAGAGCACTGGCAAAAAGTACAGAGATTTTCAGATCCCTTGTGATTGGATGATGGACTCAGGGCTCATTGGTCAG ATGAAAGTAAGTTCCTTGAGGCTGGCAAAAGAATACATGAAAAGAGTAAGCAAAGAGCTGCAGTCCAACGAATGCTGGCGAGAAGACAATCTTATGCTTCAAGGAGTTCGATTTGCTTATAGAGTACATCAG TTTGCAGGCGGGTTTGATGCTGAGACCATACAAGCGTTTGAAGAGCTGAAGAAGGTTGGCTTGTCTAGTCACaagtaa
- the LOC102629902 gene encoding protein CHUP1, chloroplastic isoform X2: protein MLTYIMCVLKGQFLKSSLFRLGLHSLLQKKQNRRGKMAPEDDDSRIDSFQKERDARIALLEKENFELRQEVLRLKAQISSLKAHDNERKSMLWKKLQNPNTDTSPQKQTDFVKTQEFQNLDGETFRPRPGFQELEAGKERSMKVPKPPPRHTSENKVQTPVAFPAPPPPPLPSKFLAGSKTVRRVPEVVELYRSLTRKDAHMENRSNTTAAPVIAFTRNMIGEIENRSTYLSAIKTDVKKQKEFINFLIKEVESAVFDQISEVEAFVKWLDGELSSLVDERAVLKHFPQWPERKADTLREAACNYRDLKNLEQEVSSFEDNQKESLPQATRKMQALQDRLEQRVNGMERMRESTGKKYRDFQIPCDWMMDSGLIGQMKVSSLRLAKEYMKRVSKELQSNECWREDNLMLQGVRFAYRVHQAGLMLRPYKRLKS from the exons ATGCTCACCTACATTATGTGCGTATTAAAGGGGCAGTTTCTAAAATCATCACTTTTCAGGCTTGGTTTACATTCTTTGCTTCAAAA GAAGCAGAATAGGAGAGGAAAAATGGCACCGGAAGATGATGATTCACGGATCGACAGTTTCCAGAAAGAGCGCGATGCGAGGATTGCATTGctggagaaagaaaattttgagctGAGACAAGAAGTATTGCGGCTAAAAGCACAGATAAGTTCTCTGAAAGCACATGACAATGAAAGGAAATCAATGCTGTGGAAGAAGTTACAGAACCCCAATACGGATACATCTCCGCAGAAGCAGACAGATTTTGTCAAAACTCAAGAATTTCAGAATCTTGATGGAGAAACTTTCCGTCCAAGGCCAGGTTTTCAGGAATTGGAAGCAGGGAAAGAAAGATCAATGAAAGTGCCAAAACCGCCTCCAAGGCATACATCTGAAAATAAAGTTCAGACGCCAGTAGCATTTCCAGCACCACCACCGCCCCCCTTGCCATCCAAATTTTTAGCTGGATCAAAGACAGTGCGGCGCGTGCCAGAAGTTGTGGAGTTGTATCGTTCACTTACAAGAAAAGATGCCCACATGGAGAACAGAAGCAATACTACAGCTGCTCCTGTGATTGCTTTCACTAGGAACATGATTGGAGAAATTGAGAACCGCTCTACTTATCTTTCAGCT ATAAAAACTGATGTAAAGAAGCAAAAAGAGTTCATCAATTTCTTGATCAAAGAGGTGGAGTCTGCTGTCTTTGATCAGATATCCGAAGTGGAGGCATTTGTGAAGTGGCTTGATGGGGAATTATCATCCTTGGTCGATGAAAGGGCAGTGTTGAAGCACTTTCCACAATGGCCAGAGCGAAAGGCAGATACCTTGCGTGAGGCTGCTTGCAACTACAGAGACCTGAAGAATCTGGAGCAAGAGGTTTCATCCTTTGAGGACAACCAAAAAGAGTCATTGCCACAGGCTACACGAAAAATGCAAGCATTGCAAGACAG gTTGGAGCAAAGGGTTAATGGCATGGAAAGAATGAGAGAGAGCACTGGCAAAAAGTACAGAGATTTTCAGATCCCTTGTGATTGGATGATGGACTCAGGGCTCATTGGTCAG ATGAAAGTAAGTTCCTTGAGGCTGGCAAAAGAATACATGAAAAGAGTAAGCAAAGAGCTGCAGTCCAACGAATGCTGGCGAGAAGACAATCTTATGCTTCAAGGAGTTCGATTTGCTTATAGAGTACATCAG GCGGGTTTGATGCTGAGACCATACAAGCGTTTGAAGAGCTGA